One Pseudobdellovibrionaceae bacterium genomic window carries:
- a CDS encoding potassium transporter Kup: MKDSHSHSNKSLLALSIGALGVVYGDIGTSPLYALRESFQHNKFLELTPDNILGICSLIFWTIVLVINLKYMWFILRADNKGEGGILSLMALATAYGREDSKRRILLLIVGLFGSALLYGDGVITPAISVLSAVEGIKIVTPVFEPYILPITMTLLAGLFFIQRIGTGSIGKVFGPVVLLWFSSIAALGAAGIVENPEILRSLSPHYAVNFFLNNGLHSMLVLGSVFLVVTGGEALYADMGHFGKRPIRAAWVAIVFPCLVLNYMGQGALLLRNPAGIENPFYFLVPESLRIPMVILATLTTIIASQALITGIFSLTRQAVQLGFAPRLRIIHTSSREIGQIYIPTVNWILMAGVMWVVFSFKTSSSLASAYGIAVTATMVVTTFLAFVVARKLWNWPLSRALALFGFFLMIDLAFFGSNLIKIADGGWVPLVIAAFVYLLMSTWKKGRRILAEHLKARSVSVEDFLVRIKQAPPVRVPGTAVYMSGDAWGVPVPLLHNLKHNKVLHERVVLLTIRTVEVPSVNKKERVRIDSMGPNFYRIIANYGFMETPKIKHILEACREQGIHISLQDTTFVLGRETILPTGDPNMAVWREKIFALMARNAERPTAYFKIPPNQVIEVGIQVEI; the protein is encoded by the coding sequence GTGAAAGACTCCCACTCTCACTCGAATAAATCGCTGCTCGCCTTGTCCATCGGCGCCCTCGGGGTCGTCTATGGAGATATTGGGACGAGCCCCCTGTACGCGCTCCGTGAATCGTTTCAGCACAATAAATTTCTGGAGCTGACTCCGGACAACATCCTTGGGATCTGCTCGCTGATCTTCTGGACGATCGTGCTGGTCATCAACCTGAAGTACATGTGGTTCATTCTGCGCGCGGACAACAAGGGCGAAGGCGGAATCCTGTCGCTGATGGCGCTCGCCACGGCCTACGGGCGCGAGGATTCCAAACGTCGCATCTTACTTTTGATCGTGGGGCTTTTCGGCTCGGCGCTGCTGTACGGAGACGGCGTCATCACGCCCGCGATCTCGGTTCTTTCCGCCGTCGAGGGGATCAAGATCGTGACGCCGGTCTTTGAGCCTTACATTTTGCCGATCACCATGACGCTCTTAGCGGGGCTTTTCTTCATTCAGCGGATCGGCACCGGAAGTATCGGTAAAGTCTTCGGTCCCGTCGTGTTGCTATGGTTCTCCTCCATCGCGGCTTTGGGGGCCGCGGGCATCGTCGAAAATCCCGAGATCCTGCGCTCGCTCAGTCCGCATTACGCCGTGAACTTTTTCTTGAATAACGGTCTTCATTCGATGCTGGTTCTAGGATCCGTCTTCCTGGTGGTCACCGGCGGCGAGGCCCTCTACGCCGATATGGGGCACTTCGGTAAGCGGCCCATCCGTGCGGCTTGGGTCGCGATCGTTTTTCCCTGTTTGGTTTTGAACTATATGGGGCAAGGCGCGCTATTGCTACGCAATCCCGCCGGGATCGAGAACCCATTTTACTTCCTGGTCCCGGAATCGCTGCGCATCCCGATGGTGATCTTGGCGACCCTGACGACGATCATCGCTTCGCAGGCGTTGATCACCGGGATCTTTTCGCTCACGCGCCAGGCGGTGCAGTTGGGATTCGCGCCCCGTTTGCGAATCATCCATACGTCGTCACGCGAAATCGGTCAGATCTATATTCCGACCGTGAACTGGATCCTGATGGCCGGGGTCATGTGGGTCGTGTTCTCGTTTAAAACGTCGAGCTCGCTTGCGTCGGCCTACGGAATCGCGGTGACGGCGACGATGGTGGTGACGACCTTCCTGGCCTTCGTGGTCGCGCGCAAACTCTGGAATTGGCCGTTGTCGCGGGCGCTCGCGCTTTTCGGGTTCTTCCTGATGATCGATTTGGCTTTCTTCGGTTCGAACCTGATCAAAATCGCCGACGGCGGCTGGGTGCCGCTCGTGATCGCGGCGTTCGTCTATCTGCTGATGTCGACGTGGAAGAAGGGACGCCGCATTTTGGCGGAACATCTGAAAGCGCGCTCGGTTTCGGTGGAAGATTTCTTGGTTCGTATTAAACAAGCGCCGCCCGTGCGCGTTCCGGGGACCGCGGTTTATATGAGCGGCGATGCGTGGGGCGTGCCCGTGCCGCTGCTGCACAACTTGAAGCACAACAAGGTTTTGCATGAGCGCGTGGTGCTTTTGACGATCCGTACGGTCGAAGTGCCGAGTGTGAATAAAAAAGAACGTGTCCGCATCGACTCGATGGGGCCGAATTTTTACCGGATCATTGCGAACTACGGTTTTATGGAAACGCCCAAGATCAAACACATCCTCGAAGCGTGCCGCGAGCAGGGGATTCACATCTCTTTGCAGGATACGACCTTCGTTTTGGGTCGTGAAACGATCTTGCCGACGGGTGATCCGAACATGGCGGTCTGGCGCGAAAAAATCTTCGCGCTGATGGCACGCAATGCCGAGCGGCCCACCGCGTACTTCAAGATTCCGCCGAACCAGGTGATCGAAGTCGGCATTCAAGTCGAGATTTAA
- a CDS encoding patatin-like phospholipase family protein: MKALVLSGGGARGAYQVGVLKAVAEISEELKIEAPFQIITGISAGAINAACLSWGVDRFPKQVRFLESLWSQLTPEQVFHTDIMSMGKIGFKWMGELSLGALTGASGKSLLDTAPLRALIDRNMDWDRVDALVESGHLRALALSAMDYRNSHTVTFVQGGEGLPDWQRNRRYSLKTQIRSEHVMASSAIPLLFPPIKVADAYYGDGCVRSHAPLSPAIHLGASSVFVIGVRKMGWTADSARGQREDKVPSVARVVNMVMNSVLLDGIEVDVERLLKINQFLEKVPTDAIENLNFRPMDVSWVYPTEDIGHHAHHMSSRLPRIIRYLLKGLGPLEDASELISYLLFDPDFCKKLIEFGYADGLAKADDIRRFLKA; the protein is encoded by the coding sequence ATGAAGGCACTCGTTCTCTCTGGCGGCGGCGCGCGTGGCGCGTATCAAGTCGGCGTCCTTAAGGCCGTCGCGGAAATCTCTGAAGAACTCAAAATCGAAGCTCCTTTCCAAATCATCACCGGGATCAGCGCGGGGGCCATCAACGCCGCCTGCCTGAGCTGGGGCGTGGATCGTTTTCCGAAACAGGTCCGGTTTCTGGAAAGCCTATGGTCGCAGCTGACGCCCGAGCAGGTCTTCCATACCGACATCATGTCGATGGGTAAGATCGGCTTCAAATGGATGGGTGAGCTGTCTTTGGGGGCGCTCACGGGCGCCTCAGGCAAGTCGCTGCTCGATACGGCTCCGCTACGCGCCTTGATTGATCGCAATATGGATTGGGATCGCGTCGACGCGTTGGTCGAGTCAGGTCACCTGCGCGCGCTGGCGCTTTCCGCCATGGACTATCGCAATTCCCACACCGTCACCTTCGTGCAAGGCGGTGAAGGCCTTCCCGACTGGCAGCGCAACCGCCGCTACTCCCTGAAGACGCAGATTCGCTCGGAGCACGTCATGGCGTCGTCCGCCATCCCGCTGCTTTTCCCGCCGATCAAAGTCGCCGACGCCTATTACGGTGATGGCTGCGTGCGCTCCCACGCTCCGCTCAGCCCCGCGATTCATCTGGGCGCGAGCTCGGTCTTCGTCATCGGCGTACGCAAGATGGGTTGGACCGCCGACAGCGCGCGCGGTCAGCGTGAAGACAAAGTTCCCAGCGTGGCGCGGGTCGTGAACATGGTCATGAACTCGGTGCTTCTGGACGGGATCGAGGTCGACGTCGAACGTCTTTTGAAGATCAATCAGTTCTTGGAGAAAGTTCCCACGGACGCGATCGAAAATCTGAACTTCCGCCCGATGGACGTCAGCTGGGTTTACCCGACCGAAGACATCGGCCACCACGCCCACCACATGAGCTCGCGGCTTCCGCGCATCATCCGCTACCTGCTGAAGGGACTGGGCCCGCTCGAAGACGCTTCGGAGCTGATCTCTTATCTGCTTTTCGATCCGGACTTCTGTAAAAAACTGATCGAGTTCGGCTATGCCGACGGTCTGGCCAAGGCCGACGACATCCGACGCTTCCTGAAAGCTTAA
- a CDS encoding YceI family protein — protein sequence MRIHFTTAALVLAFTGSLALTAQAKKDPKAAPSSAAAAAGAATTLKVDTAASEVGWTGKKVLVESAHNGTVAIKSGTINVADKNITGGEIVIDMNSINNKDLAASPGDKGKLEGHLKSPDFFDVAKFPTATFKITSAKTLTAPKAGEATHELTGDFTLKGKTHPVTFPIVATLGADGKAEATGTLKIDRSKWDVRYASDKFFKGLGDKVIANDIDLSLKIVATK from the coding sequence ATGCGCATTCATTTTACGACCGCAGCTCTCGTCTTGGCTTTCACCGGTAGCTTGGCGTTGACCGCTCAAGCGAAAAAAGACCCCAAGGCCGCTCCGTCGTCGGCCGCCGCAGCCGCGGGCGCCGCCACCACTTTGAAGGTCGACACGGCCGCTTCGGAAGTGGGCTGGACCGGTAAAAAAGTTTTGGTTGAGTCGGCACACAACGGCACCGTCGCGATCAAGTCGGGCACGATCAACGTCGCCGACAAAAACATCACCGGTGGCGAAATCGTCATCGACATGAATTCGATCAACAACAAGGACCTCGCCGCCAGCCCCGGCGACAAAGGCAAACTCGAAGGTCACTTGAAATCGCCCGACTTCTTCGACGTCGCGAAGTTCCCGACCGCAACATTCAAAATCACCAGCGCGAAAACCCTCACCGCTCCGAAAGCGGGCGAAGCGACGCATGAGCTGACTGGCGATTTCACCCTGAAGGGTAAGACTCATCCCGTGACCTTCCCGATCGTGGCGACTCTCGGCGCGGACGGAAAAGCGGAAGCGACCGGCACCCTGAAGATCGACCGCTCGAAGTGGGATGTCCGCTACGCTTCGGACAAGTTCTTCAAAGGCCTGGGCGACAAGGTCATCGCGAATGACATCGACCTCAGCTTGAAAATCGTTGCGACCAAGTAA
- a CDS encoding aminotransferase class V-fold PLP-dependent enzyme encodes RFEPGGKAFSVVMALGASAKLLRETGIQNVEREAERLTRQLQEGLEARRYVVASPHGEKFRGAILNFVSGPGAKLRELAEIEKTFVTAKVAYAKRPPGIRLSLHAMMQDEDVARVLALL; translated from the coding sequence CGCGATTCGAGCCGGGCGGCAAGGCTTTCAGCGTCGTCATGGCGCTCGGGGCTTCGGCGAAGCTTTTGCGCGAGACGGGCATCCAGAACGTCGAGCGGGAAGCCGAACGTTTGACCCGACAACTCCAAGAAGGCCTGGAGGCACGGCGATACGTGGTCGCCTCTCCGCACGGTGAAAAATTCCGGGGCGCGATTCTCAATTTCGTTTCCGGTCCTGGCGCCAAACTGCGCGAGCTCGCAGAGATCGAAAAGACCTTCGTCACGGCCAAGGTCGCCTACGCGAAGCGCCCTCCGGGGATCCGGCTTTCGCTGCATGCGATGATGCAAGATGAGGACGTCGCGCGGGTCTTGGCGCTACTCTAA